Below is a window of Cupriavidus sp. MP-37 DNA.
GACAGTTGCGTGACATCCTTGGCAGCCCTACATGTCCATGCCGTCCATCGATCCTGCCGCGAATGGAAGGTAGTCGCAAAAAGTCCGCCACATTTGGGCCAAATCGCTGACTTTGAAATGGTCGACGAACAAAGCTTCGCGCCTGACAGGGGCTCACACCCTCGCGGTACGTTGCGATCGCAAGTTATAGGTCACGCTGGCAACGATGATGAGGAGAATAGCCACTTGCGCGGCAATGGTTTGCACAGAGGGGTAAACGCCCAAGACATCGATACGCGGCATAGAGAGCGGCGTCACTTGCAACAGGCCAACTTTCTGCAGTGCCGCCACGCCCTTGCCAATCAGGACCACGGCAAGCACGCCAACCAAGGCGGAGCTGAACGCGAAAAATTGTCGAATCGGCAAACGCGCCGTCGATCGCAGGAGCAGAAACGCAATCACTGCCAGCACAGCAATACCGCAACCGAGTCCCGCGAGCATGTAGGCACCGTTGCCATCGGACCACAGGGCCGCGTAGAAGAGCACGGTCTCAAATACTTCCCGGTAGACCGTGACGAACGATAGCAGGAAGAGCATAAACGCCGATTTCCTGTTCAATGCCGACGACAGCTTTTCCTTCACGTACGATTGCCAGCGTCCCGCCAGACTCTTCTGGTGCATCCACATGCCGACGCCGAGTAGGACGACCGCCGCGAAGACCGCGGAGAAGCCTTCGGTCATTTCGCGACTAGCGCCGCTCAGATCAACGACGTAGGTAGCTACCGCCCACGTCAATCCACCGGCTCCCAGCGCAGTGACCCAACCCGCGTGAACGTAGGGAAGGACGTCAGTGCGATTGGCCTTCTTGAGGAACGCCAGCATGGCTACGACTACCAACAGCGCTTCAAGCCCTTCACGAAGCAGGATCGTAAAGGCGCCAAGGAAGGTCGAGAATGCGTCATTGGCGCCTGCGAGCGCTTCCTGCGCCTCGTCCAGCCTTGACTGCAGTTGCGCTGCGATGTCATGCGCGCGCTCTGCCTGGCCATTCGCGACGGCATTTCGATAGAGTCCCATCGTCTTCTCGATGTCCAGGAAGAGAGCCTGGTTCTTGGCAGCCAACGCAGGCTCAACTGGTTCGAACCCATCAAGATATGCGGACAAAGCCAGTTGCGATGCGGCCCGCGTGTCTCCCTTGTCAAGCGCAGTGACACTTTCCTTCAGCTTTTCCTTGGCGATTGAGAGACTATCGGTGGTCGATGCGGCCAGTACGTCCGGTGAGCTTCGCAGGTATGCAAGACCATCACGAGAGGTCTGTGCACCCACGAATTTAGCAAGTGCCGCCTCCGAGGTCTGGCTAAGCTTGTCGAGCGTGGGAACCGCCGCGCGCAGCCCCGGTTCAGCAGTCCAAAGCTTGGCGCCCGCCTGGCGGTCAGTATCTGAATAAGACAGCGTCGAAGCAAAATAGGCCAGAGCCCATCGGTCGTCTTCGGAGAGATGGGCAAAGCCCGGCATCGATGTTCCCTCCACGCCGCGCGTGATGATCTGTTGCAAGGCAAAGACGCTGCGTTCCTGCGCGCGCGCGTGGTCGGCCAGCGCAATCGGGGGCGGGTTGAGTTTCGCTGCGAGGGGGCCGTCCGCGTTACCGGATACGCCGTGGCAGGACGCACAATGGCTTTGATAGAGCTTCGCCCCGTTCTGCAAATCAGGCGCCTTGCTTGGTGCCATAGGAACCGGATAGGCTGTGAGGACGCCGCTGGCCAACTTCCGAGCCAGTTCGGCGACAGTTTCTGGCGAGGCCTTCGCTGCGATGGACAAACGCAATGCGCCAGCTTCCTTGCCTAGTTGTTCGGAGGCGGGTCCTGGCGGCAATTCGCCTAGCTGTCGCGCGACCGTCTGCGCGAACTCTTGCATCTCGGCATATTCAGCCTCATTGGTGATGCGGCCATCGTTGACTGAACCGCCATAGTCAACGGCAAGGTAGTCCAGCAATTGCCAGACTTGCTTGGCCTTGTCTTGCGTGGATAGAGGCTCGGCCAAAGCCGTCGAGACGGATAGCGCCAAGGAGACTAGAACGAGGGAGAGGATGCGCAGGGCTTGCATGAGGAACACGCCGGGCGGGCGGCAGTTTTCGCGGACAAATGCGAATGATTGTAATTCATATCGTTTGCGCGAGCGACCCATCTTGGTGATGGAAGTATGGGGAATCGCGCTTGACTCTATAGCCGCTAGAGGGCGTAGAAATAACAACGTTAGTCAATACTGGCGACCTACTTTGAGTCAGCGCAACACAAACCGATGGGGACTTCCGGCGGATTGCTCGTATGGGGTCGAGCCAAGTGCAGCCGCGTGCAAGATGCGGGAGGGTGCAATGCGCTTACGTGAGGTGCGCACAACTTCGGGCGACCCTCCGCCTCGGCTTTCAGGCGTTCGCACGATTGCGAACAATAGAACCCAACGCTCCCATATCGCGAGTCCTTACCGTATGGTGGGATGCGAGGGGCGGAGGATGGTGATCCGATGAGTTG
It encodes the following:
- a CDS encoding cytochrome c/FTR1 family iron permease gives rise to the protein MQALRILSLVLVSLALSVSTALAEPLSTQDKAKQVWQLLDYLAVDYGGSVNDGRITNEAEYAEMQEFAQTVARQLGELPPGPASEQLGKEAGALRLSIAAKASPETVAELARKLASGVLTAYPVPMAPSKAPDLQNGAKLYQSHCASCHGVSGNADGPLAAKLNPPPIALADHARAQERSVFALQQIITRGVEGTSMPGFAHLSEDDRWALAYFASTLSYSDTDRQAGAKLWTAEPGLRAAVPTLDKLSQTSEAALAKFVGAQTSRDGLAYLRSSPDVLAASTTDSLSIAKEKLKESVTALDKGDTRAASQLALSAYLDGFEPVEPALAAKNQALFLDIEKTMGLYRNAVANGQAERAHDIAAQLQSRLDEAQEALAGANDAFSTFLGAFTILLREGLEALLVVVAMLAFLKKANRTDVLPYVHAGWVTALGAGGLTWAVATYVVDLSGASREMTEGFSAVFAAVVLLGVGMWMHQKSLAGRWQSYVKEKLSSALNRKSAFMLFLLSFVTVYREVFETVLFYAALWSDGNGAYMLAGLGCGIAVLAVIAFLLLRSTARLPIRQFFAFSSALVGVLAVVLIGKGVAALQKVGLLQVTPLSMPRIDVLGVYPSVQTIAAQVAILLIIVASVTYNLRSQRTARV